Proteins co-encoded in one Ignavibacteria bacterium genomic window:
- a CDS encoding peptidase C1: protein MKKFFVFAAAILCCVSSSFAQNNSTKVTFYESKGGYWDTIQKGIDTWLESVNPKLKKPAWKADFSGISKPSGPADFKYAWHNKPESQGRTGTCWCFSTTSFFESEVKRLTGKEVQISELYTVYWEYVEKALRYAQERGNSALGEGSQGNAVQKNFKKYGAVPYSAYSGMLPGQKFIDHQKLFEEFYAFLTKAKENNTFAEGFIENNVKAILNKYMGTPPDKFEYEGKSYTPETFLKNYLQINPDDYVALISVKNQPYGSYIIYDVPDNWWRNSDYYNIPLDEFMQTLKDAVKKGYTVALAGDVSEPGINGFEGVGIIPDFDIKPADINEDSKIFRFLNGQTTDDHGIHCVGSTEKDGYTWFLIRESAAGSFNSPNPGYMMYREDYVKLKMMSYMIHKSAVKGLK, encoded by the coding sequence ATGAAAAAGTTTTTCGTTTTTGCAGCAGCAATTTTGTGTTGTGTTTCTTCAAGTTTCGCACAAAACAATTCCACAAAAGTTACTTTTTATGAATCCAAAGGGGGTTATTGGGATACGATTCAAAAGGGAATAGATACCTGGCTTGAGTCGGTTAATCCTAAACTCAAAAAACCGGCTTGGAAAGCTGATTTTTCCGGAATTAGTAAACCTTCGGGCCCCGCAGACTTTAAGTATGCTTGGCATAACAAGCCCGAGTCTCAGGGAAGGACCGGTACCTGCTGGTGTTTCTCAACCACATCCTTTTTTGAATCGGAAGTAAAACGGCTGACAGGTAAAGAAGTGCAGATTTCTGAACTCTATACTGTTTATTGGGAATATGTGGAAAAAGCTCTCCGCTATGCACAGGAGAGAGGCAACTCTGCATTGGGAGAGGGCTCACAGGGGAATGCTGTTCAGAAGAATTTCAAAAAATATGGTGCAGTCCCGTATTCGGCTTATTCGGGTATGTTGCCGGGACAAAAATTCATTGATCATCAAAAACTGTTTGAAGAATTTTATGCATTCCTGACCAAAGCAAAGGAAAACAATACTTTTGCGGAAGGGTTTATCGAAAACAATGTCAAAGCGATTCTCAATAAATATATGGGGACTCCTCCTGACAAATTTGAATATGAAGGGAAAAGCTACACTCCCGAAACCTTTCTAAAGAATTATCTCCAAATCAATCCTGATGATTATGTCGCTCTTATTTCTGTAAAAAACCAGCCTTATGGTTCCTATATTATTTATGATGTACCCGACAACTGGTGGAGGAACAGCGACTACTACAACATTCCCCTCGATGAATTTATGCAAACTCTGAAAGATGCCGTTAAAAAAGGCTATACAGTTGCACTCGCAGGTGATGTATCAGAACCGGGAATAAACGGATTTGAGGGAGTGGGAATAATCCCCGATTTTGATATTAAACCTGCTGATATTAACGAAGATTCGAAAATTTTCCGTTTTCTGAATGGACAGACCACCGATGATCATGGTATTCATTGTGTCGGTTCCACCGAGAAAGACGGATACACCTGGTTCCTGATCAGGGAATCTGCTGCCGGCTCATTCAACTCGCCAAATCCCGGTTACATGATGTACAGGGAAGACTATGTGAAACTGAAAATGATGAGTTACATGATTCATAAAAGTGCTGTAAAAGGATTAAAATAG
- a CDS encoding glycosyltransferase, which translates to MSSSVIISFYKNLKYLELVLAGFERQDNKDFEVIIADDGSPAEVVAQVEKLGGNTSFPLLHLWHPDIGFRKNKILNKSISAARSDYIIFVDGDCIPHSKFVSGYLNHRSDGVALTGRRVNLSEKITRQLTPENVKAGWLESNFGKVVLDGLFGDSFDVEKGFYSENRSILKFFNKKKRGIVGCNFGLSREDLLRVNGFDERYEAASVGEDSDIQYRLELLGIKVKSLNHIAVQYHLDHKLQPRPQENLDLFEQVKREGKAFTPFGIART; encoded by the coding sequence ATATCATCGTCGGTAATTATCTCTTTTTACAAAAATCTGAAATATCTCGAGCTGGTGCTTGCCGGTTTTGAGAGGCAGGACAACAAAGACTTTGAAGTAATAATTGCCGACGATGGTTCCCCCGCAGAAGTGGTTGCACAAGTAGAAAAACTGGGAGGTAACACTTCTTTCCCTCTGCTTCATCTGTGGCATCCCGACATAGGGTTTCGAAAAAATAAAATACTCAACAAATCGATTTCTGCAGCCAGATCAGACTATATAATCTTTGTGGATGGCGATTGTATTCCACATTCTAAATTTGTATCGGGTTATCTCAACCACAGATCAGATGGTGTCGCTTTAACGGGAAGAAGGGTTAATCTTTCAGAAAAGATTACAAGGCAACTGACGCCCGAAAATGTTAAAGCGGGCTGGCTTGAAAGTAATTTCGGTAAGGTAGTACTCGACGGACTTTTTGGAGACTCTTTCGATGTCGAGAAAGGTTTTTATTCTGAAAACAGGTCGATTCTTAAATTCTTTAACAAGAAGAAAAGGGGAATTGTCGGCTGCAACTTTGGTCTCAGCCGGGAAGACCTTCTTCGAGTGAATGGATTTGACGAGCGCTACGAGGCCGCATCTGTAGGTGAAGACTCGGACATCCAATACCGGCTCGAACTTTTGGGGATAAAGGTCAAATCATTAAATCACATCGCTGTGCAATACCACCTCGATCACAAACTCCAGCCCCGCCCACAGGAAAACCTGGATCTCTTTGAACAGGTAAAGAGAGAGGGAAAAGCTTTCACACCATTTGGGATTGCAAGAACCTGA
- a CDS encoding 4Fe-4S dicluster domain-containing protein, which translates to MAVLITDDCISCQACEVECPNNAIYAAGDEWNLGGESHPALSDDHTYIAFDKCTECVGFHDEPQCIPACPSDAIVPDPDRQESEEELLAKKAKLDEIGR; encoded by the coding sequence ATGGCAGTTTTAATTACTGACGATTGCATATCATGCCAGGCATGTGAAGTTGAATGTCCAAATAACGCAATATATGCAGCAGGCGACGAATGGAACCTCGGTGGCGAATCCCATCCTGCTCTTAGTGATGATCACACATATATCGCTTTTGATAAATGTACCGAATGCGTTGGTTTCCACGATGAACCACAATGTATTCCTGCTTGCCCATCCGATGCAATCGTTCCTGATCCTGACAGACAGGAAAGTGAAGAAGAACTTCTTGCTAAAAAAGCAAAATTGGATGAGATAGGAAGATAA
- a CDS encoding Lrp/AsnC family transcriptional regulator — protein MLDEIDIKALNILQDNAKTSRSQLAEVFGMSIPSISDRLHKLEDKGIIQGYYTKIDRKKFGYDIMVFITVISESSSQYSHLIENASKHNNILECHSILGEGSHILKAVVKNSESLEKLLAEIQQWPGVLSTRTSFVLSTLKETTKINL, from the coding sequence ATGCTTGACGAAATAGATATTAAGGCTCTGAACATCCTTCAGGACAATGCAAAGACGAGTCGGAGCCAGCTCGCCGAGGTTTTTGGGATGTCCATTCCATCAATAAGTGACCGCCTTCACAAACTGGAGGATAAAGGGATAATTCAGGGATACTACACCAAGATAGACCGGAAGAAATTCGGCTACGACATAATGGTATTTATTACGGTAATCTCGGAATCATCATCCCAGTACAGCCACTTGATCGAAAATGCCTCGAAGCACAACAATATACTCGAATGTCATTCGATACTCGGAGAGGGAAGCCATATCCTGAAAGCTGTTGTAAAAAATTCCGAATCATTGGAAAAACTGCTTGCAGAGATTCAGCAGTGGCCCGGAGTGCTCTCGACCCGCACTTCCTTTGTTTTATCGACTCTAAAAGAAACCACAAAAATAAACTTGTAA